In Chloroflexota bacterium, the following are encoded in one genomic region:
- a CDS encoding LysM peptidoglycan-binding domain-containing protein gives MRRCVPSLVGLVLLVCLALPLAGCSFVVTRALGEAGPGATPAEGESDLPSLDATPAHKPPEGEASAGYEATPAHEATPGYVSAPTVPAPTATKTPTRAPSPTPLTYYIVVPGDTLASIAAKFHVGLAALTLVNNLENETQIWVGQKLMIPTGPTLTPVPGARLPTATPTVRPVVPPGPPAPTADPYPSPTATPLPTDTAAPAATSTPTVTPTATAAPTDTPAATPATAETVRPTYTPYPTYTPYPTQPPPATSTPTRLPTYTPYPTYTPYPTYTAVPTPTATYVK, from the coding sequence ATGCGCCGGTGTGTACCATCCCTGGTCGGGCTGGTATTGCTTGTGTGCCTGGCGCTGCCGCTGGCCGGCTGCTCGTTTGTTGTGACGCGCGCGCTCGGCGAAGCCGGGCCCGGCGCAACCCCCGCAGAGGGCGAGTCCGACCTGCCCAGCCTCGATGCCACACCGGCGCATAAGCCCCCCGAAGGCGAGGCCAGCGCCGGGTATGAAGCCACGCCGGCCCACGAAGCTACTCCGGGCTACGTGTCTGCGCCGACCGTTCCGGCTCCGACAGCGACGAAGACGCCAACCCGCGCTCCGTCGCCGACACCGCTGACCTATTACATCGTAGTGCCGGGCGATACACTGGCATCGATTGCCGCCAAGTTCCATGTCGGCCTGGCGGCGCTGACTCTGGTGAACAACCTGGAAAACGAGACGCAGATCTGGGTGGGGCAAAAGCTGATGATACCCACCGGCCCGACGCTGACGCCCGTGCCCGGTGCGAGACTGCCGACGGCGACGCCCACGGTCCGCCCCGTGGTTCCGCCGGGACCACCCGCGCCGACCGCCGACCCGTATCCGTCGCCGACGGCGACACCGCTGCCCACCGATACTGCTGCGCCGGCTGCGACCAGCACGCCAACGGTGACGCCGACGGCGACTGCTGCGCCGACCGACACACCAGCGGCGACACCGGCGACCGCCGAGACCGTGCGACCGACGTACACGCCGTACCCGACTTACACACCCTACCCGACGCAACCGCCGCCGGCCACCAGCACGCCGACCCGGCTGCCGACCTACACGCCGTATCCGACTTACACGCCGTACCCAACGTACACGGCGGTGCCCACGCCGACGGCGACCTATGTGAAATGA